In Helianthus annuus cultivar XRQ/B chromosome 9, HanXRQr2.0-SUNRISE, whole genome shotgun sequence, the following are encoded in one genomic region:
- the LOC110878148 gene encoding dehydration-responsive element-binding protein 2A, with protein sequence MFINRNTEMSVSNPQSNTVSSSIDSSRKKRSRTKRDGSKCVAETLAKWKEYNSKIDSLDEKAKPVRKVPAKGSKKGCMKGKGGPENSRCMFRGVRQRTWGKWVAEVREPNRGRRLWLGTFGSAVEAALAYDEAARVMYGSCARLNLPNCRSMTEYSQMVSNGASSCDSCSHSEEFKRVRQDEGESNSAPLVMVKQEVKDEPVDDEEPVKMMKDVEVQNDMFDMEELLEMMGQRDTKMGSDEVQVGSREPWFENEPYNQDHTLKLQQDTCGSTAGYGFDFSNPYQSNVDPDGFQELNDTRWLESTNQDGYGFDFLMPGRPEDCNFVLDDLEFEFAG encoded by the exons ATGTTTATCAATCG AAATACAGAAATGAGTGTTTCGAATCCGCAATCGAACACAGTTTCATCATCAATAGATTCTTCCAGGAAGAAGAGATCACGAACCAAGCGTGACGGATCAAAGTGCGTAGCAGAAACACTCGCCAAATGGAAGGAATACAACAGCAAAATCGATTCGTTAGACGAAAAAGCGAAACCGGTACGCAAAGTTCCGGCAAAAGGGTCAAAAAAGGGTTGTATGAAAGGTAAAGGAGGCCCTGAAAACTCAAGGTGTATGTTTAGAGGGGTTAGACAAAGGACATGGGGTAAATGGGTGGCGGAGGTTCGAGAACCGAATCGAGGGAGGCGGTTATGGCTCGGGACTTTCGGGTCTGCGGTTGAAGCCGCCCTGGCTTATGATGAAGCGGCTCGGGTTATGTATGGGTCTTGTGCGCGGCTTAATTTGCCTAATTGTCGTTCGATGACCGAGTATTCGCAGATGGTGTCGAATGGTGCTTCGAGTTGCGACTCTTGTAGTCATTCAGAGGAGTTTAAACGGGTTAGGCAGGATGAAGGTGAATCGAATAGTGCACCGTTGGTTATGGTTAAACAAGAGGTTAAAGATGAACCGGTTGACGATGAAGAACCAGTTAAGATGATGAAGGATGTTGAAGTTCAAAATGACATGTTTGATATGGAAGAGCTTCTTGAAATGATGGGACAAAGAGATACCAAAATGGGTTCGGATGAAGTCCAAGTCGGGTCACGTGAGCCTTGGTTCGAAAACGAGCCGTATAACCAAGACCACACGCTCAAACTGCAACAAGATACTTGTGGGTCCACAGCTGGTTATGGGTTTGATTTCTCGAACCCATACCAGTCAAATGTGGACCCGGATGGGTTCCAGGAACTCAACGATACACGTTGGCTTGAATCTACGAATCAAGATGGTTATGGGTTTGACTTTCTGATGCCGGGGCGGCCCGAAGATTGCAACTTCGTATTGGACGATTTAGAATTTGAATTTGCGGGCTGA